In a single window of the Balearica regulorum gibbericeps isolate bBalReg1 chromosome 7, bBalReg1.pri, whole genome shotgun sequence genome:
- the LOC104640536 gene encoding uncharacterized protein LOC104640536: MVKKNTIPDGYIPTGEMGKWSILLTAQMFATRSGGRAEKMGAGGCMHVIKEYFHGFRWRSLTPVGQPIPGTRFIAFKVPLKGAINQRLTPTQKFTPKDLIAAMKALNVELGLIIDLTYTTRYYEVKDLPKSVQYKKLYTIGLEVPDNATILQFKKWVRKFLWENVGNEKLIGVHCTNGINRTGYLICRYLIDVEGWDPEAAIQAFGDARGHCMDGLVYLTDLRTQPMRSNLGMDVWDSNEDILPPPHGMEGPVEGFPNEDFQGSGKRLRIYDNHSHNDLQGDIQLRDFDFINKGPGQRRRPFHDHQAQDDLRAPMQIRNWDYNRGPGQRRRPFPDHQCYDDYQEDLQLKDLDFSNKGPGQRLRPFHGHQFHDDVQAERQSGDVEFNRGRGQRQRSFPDHPSHSDLQEDRRSKDYDFGSRGRGQRRRPFHDHQSHNEFQTQMQLKELECVSKGPGQRLRSFHDYQSHDDLQPQMQLGDFEFVNRGRGQRLRPFNDHQPPNDLQTEMKLKDYDNKGPGQRRRPFHDHQPYDDLQEQTQLKDFDYVNKGHGQRPKPFHDRPGHDDLPHEWCSDRSLSFSSHENVPEPHFSSSPSLHRDYGSDNDDFNRSYSNRPNCPEHNRRMHPSDEFNRGKNRFAPYSSRTMHPSSSVHQEDSSIDYERKPFQGETIRETEQSKRLPVVTVDYNYGLPLDYGPEEDERTHYDLPPRDRYNWN, encoded by the exons ATGGCGGAGTTTGACACCAGTTGGACAGCCTATACCAGGAACTAGATTTATTGCCTTCAAAGTACCTTTAAAAGGG GCAATTAACCAGAGGCTTACCCCGACCCAGAAATTTACACCAAAAGACTTAATTGCTGCTATGAAAGCCTTAAATGTGGAGCTTGGATTAATTATTGATTTAACATATACCACACGATACTATGAAGTTAAG GATTTACCTAAAAGCGTGCAGTATAAGAAACTTTATACCATTGGACTTGAAGTCCCCGATAATGCTACTATCCTACAGTTCAAAAAGTGGGTCAGAAAATTCCTATGGGAAAATGTGGGAAATG AGAAACTCATTGGCGTTCACTGTACTAATGGAATTAATAGAACTGGCTACCTTATATGTAG atatCTTATAGATGTTGAAGGCTGGGATCCAGAGGCAGCAATTCAAG cttttggTGATGCTAGAGGTCATTGCATGGACGGTCTTGTGTATCTTACGGATCTCAGAACACAACCAATGAGAAG TAACCTTGGAATGGATGTATGGGATTCAAATGAAGATATTCTTCCCCCGCCACACGGAATGGAAGGACCTGTAGAGGGGTTCCCAAATGAAGATTTTCAGGG GTCTGGGAAAAGATTAAGAATTTATGATAACCACTCTCACAATGATTTGCAAGGAGACATACAGTTGAGAGATTTTGATTTCATTAATAAGGGACCTGGACAAAGACGAAGACCATTTCATGACCATCAGGCTCAGGATGATTTAAGAGCACCAATGCAGATAAGAAATTGGGACTACAACAGGGGACCAGGACAGAGGCGAAGACCCTTTCCTGATCACCAGTGTTACGATGATTATCAAGAAGACCTGCAGCTGAAGGACCTAGACTTCAGTAACAAGGGACCTGGACAAAGGTTGAGACCTTTTCATGGACACCAGTTTCATGATGATGTACAGGCAGAGAGACAGTCAGGGGACGTTGAATTTAACAGAGGCCGTGGACAAAGGCAGAGATCGTTTCCTGACCATCCATCTCACAGTGATTTGCAGGAAGACAGGCGGTCAAAGGATTATGATTTTGGTAGCAGGGGCCGTGGCCAGAGACGAAGACCGTTCCATGACCACCAATCTCACAATGAATTTCAGACTCAGATGCAGTTGAAAGAGTTAGAGTGTGTCAGCAAAGGTCCTGGACAAAGACTGAGATCTTTCCATGACTATCAGTCACATGATGACTTGCAGCCACAGATGCAATTGGGAGATTTTGAATTTGTTAACAGGGGTCGTGGGCAGAGGTTGAGACCTTTCAATGATCACCAGCCTCCCAATGACttacaaacagaaatgaaactaaAAGATTATGATAATAAAGGTCCCGGACAAAGGCGTAGACCTTTTCATGACCATCAGCCTTATGACGACTTACAGGAACAGACTCAGTTAAAAGATTTTGATTATGTTAATAAAGGGCATGGACAAAGGCCAAAACCTTTTCATGATCGTCCAGGTCACGATGACTTGCCACATGAATGGTGTTCAGACAG AAGtctatctttttcttcccatgaaaATGTACCAGAACCTCATTTCTCCTCATCTCCTTCACTTCACAGAGATTATGGGTCTGATAATGATGACTTTAACAGAAGTTACAG TAATCGACCAAATTGTCCTGAACACAATAGGAGGATGCATCCCTCAGATGAATTtaatagaggaaaaaacagatttgcaCCATATTCTTCACGAACAATGCATCCATCTTCATCTGTCCACCAAGAAGATAGTTCAATAGACTACgaaagaaaaccttttcaaGGTGAAACAATCAGAGAGACGGAACAAAGTAAAAGATTACCAGTTGTAACAGTTGATTACAATTATGGTCTGCCATTAGATTATGGACCTGAAGAGGATGAGAGAACACATTATGATTTACCTCCAAGAGACCGCTACAACTGGAACTGA